In a genomic window of Chryseobacterium sp. G0162:
- a CDS encoding zinc metalloprotease — MKKFLFGALALGFLSACNSDSLTNQNEAPLDQGKPTPSAVQRSCPSEELRQAMLLKNPALKQKMADIEFNTEKFSENLKLGKVLADGTVEIPVVFNVIYNTSAQNVSDARIAEQIAVLNADYGATNSDITKIPSAFQPSAAGDVKIRFKLVATNRKQSTKTGWRSDLEQMKKASTGGIDATDVNKNMNIWVVNSILDENSQPGTLGYAYYPENAGQWYDGLVIGYQYIGKTGASAPFNLGRTVTHEVGHYLNLPHLWGSSNAGCQTDYSNDTPTSPGPNYGTPTYPLNRVCGGVSRSQMFMNYMDYVDDKAMFMFSANQKTRMQAVVSASGPRSGLR; from the coding sequence ATGAAAAAATTCTTATTTGGAGCTTTAGCTCTAGGTTTTTTGTCAGCATGTAACTCTGACAGCTTAACCAATCAAAACGAAGCGCCACTGGATCAGGGAAAACCTACTCCAAGCGCTGTTCAAAGAAGCTGTCCGTCAGAAGAACTAAGACAAGCAATGCTTCTGAAGAACCCTGCACTTAAGCAAAAAATGGCAGATATTGAGTTCAATACCGAAAAATTCTCTGAAAATCTTAAATTAGGAAAAGTGCTCGCAGATGGAACTGTTGAGATCCCGGTTGTATTTAATGTAATTTACAATACTTCTGCTCAAAATGTTTCCGATGCAAGAATCGCAGAACAAATTGCAGTATTGAATGCTGATTATGGGGCTACCAATTCCGACATTACTAAAATTCCTTCTGCCTTTCAACCTTCAGCAGCTGGTGATGTAAAAATCCGTTTTAAATTAGTAGCGACTAACCGTAAACAGAGCACAAAAACAGGCTGGAGATCTGATCTCGAACAGATGAAAAAAGCGAGCACCGGAGGCATTGATGCAACTGATGTGAATAAAAATATGAACATATGGGTTGTCAACTCAATCCTTGACGAAAATAGCCAGCCTGGAACTTTAGGTTATGCTTATTATCCCGAAAATGCAGGCCAATGGTATGACGGTCTTGTAATAGGATATCAGTATATAGGAAAAACCGGTGCTTCTGCTCCATTCAACTTAGGAAGAACAGTAACGCATGAAGTAGGCCACTACTTAAACCTTCCACACCTTTGGGGATCGTCTAATGCAGGCTGCCAGACAGATTACTCTAATGATACTCCAACTTCGCCAGGTCCAAATTATGGAACTCCAACATATCCTCTGAACAGAGTTTGTGGAGGGGTAAGCCGTTCTCAGATGTTTATGAACTATATGGATTATGTGGATGATAAAGCAATGTTTATGTTCTCTGCCAATCAAAAAACAAGAATGCAAGCTGTAGTATCTGCATCCGGACCAAGATCTGGATTAAGATAA
- the clpB gene encoding ATP-dependent chaperone ClpB, translated as MNLNQYTVKSQEAIQAAQQVAMELGNQSIEPQHLLEGIFQVDENISPFLLKKSEADANLVRERNRENLEKLPKVQGGNIYLSQSANKVLLDAPNIAKKMGDEYVTIEHLWLSLIETSSEVSQMLKDMGVTKKLLEGAIKELRKGSKATSASSEETYQSLNKYAKNFNELAAEGKLDPVIGRDEEIRRVLQILSRRTKNNPILIGEPGVGKTAIAEGIAHRIISGDVPENLMDKTLYSLDMGALIAGAKYKGEFEERLKSVVNEVIKSDGQIILFIDEIHTLVGAGGGEGAMDAANILKPALARGELRAIGATTLSEYQKYFEKDKALERRFQKVMVEEPDTESAISILRGIKDKYEAHHKVRIKDEAIIAAVEMSQRYISDRFLPDKAIDLIDEASAKLRMEINSKPEELDVLDRRLMQLEIELAAISREGNQTKIDHLKEDIAKISEQRNEINAKWLKEKQKSEDLTQIKKDIESLKLEAERASRAGDYAKVAEIQYGKLREKEDELAKLELEMQNHQNELIKEEVTSENISEVIAKWTGIPVTKLLQSERDKLLNLEAELHHRVVGQDEAIEAVADAIRRNRAGLSDDKKPIGSFLFLGTTGVGKTELAKALAEFLFDDENNMTRIDMSEYQERHSVSRLVGAPPGYVGYDEGGQLTEAVRRRPYSVVLLDEIEKAHPDVFNTLLQVLDDGRLTDNKGRVVNFKNSIIIMTSNLGSHLIQENFEKITDENVDEVVEKTKEEVFDLLKQTLRPEFLNRIDEIVLFQPLKKKEIGKIVQYQLRGFNDMLAKRNIIMTFTQDAVDYLMEKGYDPVFGARPLKRVIQQEVLNKLSKEILAGNVNDGDRITLDYFVETGLVFRPTEQ; from the coding sequence ATGAACTTAAACCAATATACTGTAAAATCACAGGAAGCCATCCAGGCAGCACAACAAGTTGCTATGGAATTGGGCAATCAAAGTATTGAACCTCAACACCTCCTTGAAGGAATCTTTCAGGTGGATGAAAATATATCGCCTTTCTTATTAAAGAAATCTGAGGCAGATGCCAATTTAGTAAGAGAACGAAACCGTGAAAATTTAGAAAAGCTTCCCAAAGTACAGGGAGGGAATATCTATCTTTCACAATCAGCAAACAAAGTATTGCTGGATGCTCCCAACATTGCTAAAAAAATGGGGGATGAATATGTAACCATTGAACATTTATGGTTATCTCTTATTGAAACCAGTTCCGAAGTTTCTCAAATGCTGAAAGACATGGGAGTAACTAAAAAACTATTAGAAGGAGCTATTAAAGAATTAAGAAAAGGAAGCAAGGCTACTTCTGCAAGTTCAGAAGAGACTTATCAATCCTTAAATAAATATGCTAAAAACTTCAACGAGTTAGCTGCTGAAGGAAAACTGGATCCGGTAATCGGACGTGATGAAGAGATCAGAAGAGTATTACAGATCCTTTCCAGAAGGACAAAAAACAATCCGATCCTAATCGGAGAGCCGGGTGTAGGTAAAACGGCTATCGCTGAAGGAATTGCTCATAGAATTATCAGTGGAGATGTTCCTGAAAACCTAATGGATAAAACATTGTACTCACTAGATATGGGAGCTTTGATCGCCGGAGCAAAATATAAAGGTGAATTTGAAGAGCGTCTGAAATCTGTAGTGAATGAAGTAATCAAATCTGATGGACAGATTATTCTTTTCATTGACGAGATCCATACTTTAGTAGGAGCCGGAGGTGGTGAAGGAGCGATGGACGCTGCCAACATTTTGAAACCAGCCCTTGCAAGAGGTGAATTAAGAGCGATTGGAGCCACTACATTGAGTGAATACCAAAAGTATTTTGAAAAGGACAAGGCGTTGGAAAGACGTTTCCAGAAGGTTATGGTAGAAGAACCGGATACTGAATCTGCAATTTCTATTCTTCGTGGGATTAAAGATAAATATGAGGCTCACCACAAGGTAAGAATCAAAGATGAAGCGATTATTGCTGCGGTGGAAATGTCTCAAAGATATATTTCAGATCGATTTTTACCGGATAAAGCGATTGACCTTATTGATGAAGCATCTGCTAAGCTAAGAATGGAAATCAATTCAAAACCTGAAGAGCTGGATGTTTTAGACAGAAGACTCATGCAACTTGAAATCGAGTTAGCCGCTATTTCAAGAGAAGGTAATCAGACTAAAATTGACCATTTAAAAGAAGATATTGCTAAAATTTCTGAGCAGAGAAATGAGATCAATGCCAAGTGGTTGAAAGAAAAACAAAAAAGTGAAGATCTTACCCAGATCAAAAAAGATATTGAATCTCTGAAGTTAGAAGCAGAAAGAGCTTCCAGAGCTGGAGATTATGCCAAAGTAGCGGAAATACAATACGGAAAACTTCGTGAAAAAGAAGATGAGTTGGCAAAGCTTGAACTTGAAATGCAAAACCATCAAAATGAGCTTATCAAGGAGGAAGTAACCTCTGAAAACATATCTGAAGTGATTGCAAAATGGACAGGTATTCCAGTCACCAAGTTATTGCAGTCTGAAAGAGACAAGTTATTGAATCTGGAAGCAGAACTTCACCACAGAGTTGTGGGACAAGATGAAGCTATTGAGGCTGTAGCAGATGCGATCAGAAGAAATAGAGCCGGATTGAGTGATGATAAAAAACCAATCGGATCCTTCTTATTCTTAGGAACAACCGGTGTTGGTAAGACTGAGCTTGCAAAAGCATTAGCTGAATTCTTATTTGATGATGAAAACAATATGACGAGAATTGATATGAGTGAATATCAGGAACGTCACAGTGTTTCCAGATTGGTAGGAGCTCCTCCGGGATATGTAGGATATGATGAAGGTGGACAATTGACTGAAGCGGTAAGAAGAAGACCTTATTCCGTAGTTCTTTTGGATGAGATTGAAAAAGCACATCCAGATGTTTTCAATACTTTGTTACAAGTTTTAGATGACGGCCGTTTGACTGATAATAAAGGTCGTGTTGTGAATTTTAAAAATTCAATCATCATTATGACCTCGAACTTAGGTTCACACCTGATTCAGGAGAATTTTGAAAAGATTACCGATGAAAATGTAGACGAAGTTGTAGAAAAGACCAAAGAGGAAGTTTTTGATTTACTGAAACAGACCTTACGTCCGGAATTCCTGAACAGGATTGATGAGATTGTACTGTTCCAGCCTTTAAAAAAGAAAGAAATCGGAAAAATCGTTCAGTATCAGTTGAGAGGGTTCAATGATATGTTGGCAAAACGTAACATCATCATGACTTTCACCCAGGACGCTGTGGATTATCTGATGGAAAAAGGATATGATCCGGTATTTGGAGCAAGACCTTTAAAAAGAGTCATCCAACAAGAGGTATTGAATAAACTGTCTAAAGAAATCCTGGCAGGAAATGTAAATGACGGTGACAGAATTACCCTGGATTATTTTGTAGAAACAGGGTTGGTGTTCAGACCTACTGAACAATAA
- a CDS encoding response regulator transcription factor: MKKTIVIVDDHILIAKALEGIIGNFSEFEVIYVCESGKDLIQKFEEGNTIPDIILMDVSMPIMDGFETAAWVTKNHPDIKIMALSMQGDDNSVIKMIKNGAKGYLLKNTHPKDLEIALTRLNTDGFFYPEWASKIIFSNLNKNDIETSVKISEREKEFLKYTVTELSYKEIADRMCCSPRTVESYRDQLCEKLDLKTRVGLAVFAIKNGFAN, encoded by the coding sequence ATGAAAAAAACAATAGTAATTGTTGACGATCATATACTTATTGCTAAGGCCCTGGAAGGGATTATTGGTAACTTCAGTGAGTTCGAAGTTATCTATGTCTGTGAAAGCGGCAAAGACCTGATTCAAAAATTCGAAGAAGGAAATACAATTCCGGATATTATTCTTATGGATGTCAGCATGCCAATTATGGACGGTTTTGAAACTGCAGCCTGGGTCACCAAAAATCATCCAGATATTAAAATAATGGCACTCAGTATGCAGGGTGATGATAACAGTGTTATTAAAATGATTAAAAATGGGGCAAAAGGATATCTTTTAAAAAATACCCATCCCAAAGATCTGGAAATAGCACTTACAAGATTAAATACAGACGGTTTCTTTTATCCTGAATGGGCCTCAAAGATTATTTTCTCCAATCTCAATAAAAATGACATTGAAACATCAGTAAAAATCTCTGAGCGGGAAAAAGAATTTTTAAAATACACTGTAACAGAGCTAAGTTATAAAGAAATAGCAGACAGAATGTGTTGTAGTCCGAGAACAGTAGAAAGTTATCGTGATCAGTTATGCGAAAAACTGGATTTAAAAACCCGTGTTGGCCTTGCTGTTTTTGCTATTAAAAACGGTTTTGCCAATTAA
- a CDS encoding sensor histidine kinase, whose product MGKAELIITIILFNTFFVMFAVAVAIYIRNYRQRKKEYLNEIEMKNEIHQRELLSTQLEIQQATMQQIGRELHDNIGQKLTLVSLYVQQMLYENKVPEANERIDQVSQIINQSLQDLRSLSKTLTDDNISQKEIVTLIQEEVDNTNSLKKCLISFEHNFDYLDLGFVHKNLLLRITQEFIQNSIKHSHCKNIFISLNTSENILWELTIRDDGIGFDPTRTQSNGIGLTNMKNRAEIIGADFRLESEKNIGTQLNIILKKQP is encoded by the coding sequence ATGGGGAAAGCAGAATTAATAATTACGATCATCCTTTTCAATACATTCTTTGTAATGTTTGCCGTTGCTGTGGCCATCTATATCAGAAATTACAGACAGCGTAAAAAAGAATATCTTAATGAAATAGAGATGAAAAATGAAATTCACCAAAGAGAACTCCTTTCTACTCAGCTCGAGATCCAGCAAGCTACCATGCAGCAGATTGGAAGAGAATTGCATGACAATATTGGGCAAAAGCTGACATTGGTGAGCTTATATGTTCAGCAAATGCTTTATGAGAACAAAGTTCCTGAAGCCAATGAGAGAATTGACCAGGTTTCCCAGATCATCAATCAGTCATTGCAGGATCTGCGCAGCCTTTCAAAAACATTGACTGATGATAATATCAGTCAAAAAGAAATTGTAACTTTAATTCAGGAAGAAGTTGATAATACCAATTCTTTGAAGAAATGCCTGATCAGTTTTGAACATAATTTTGACTACCTGGATCTTGGCTTTGTTCATAAAAATCTATTGCTAAGAATCACTCAGGAATTTATCCAAAATAGTATAAAACACTCTCACTGCAAAAATATTTTCATCAGCTTAAATACATCGGAAAACATACTTTGGGAACTTACCATTCGTGATGACGGAATCGGATTTGACCCAACCCGGACTCAATCTAATGGAATTGGTCTCACTAATATGAAAAACAGAGCTGAAATTATTGGAGCAGATTTCCGTCTAGAGAGCGAAAAGAATATAGGAACCCAACTTAATATTATCTTAAAGAAACAGCCATGA
- a CDS encoding TetR/AcrR family transcriptional regulator produces the protein MGLKIYEFEYQEGIIYFRITTFAFLQMELKEKQRKILDVAVELFKEKGYMGSSVRDLATKLNIKAASLYAHIRSKEEILEWVCFGIAQEFFDELQEVKNTDIAPREKLNLLLDKHLSVVLKNRDVTHIYSIEWRHLEERLSEFVELRKSYQQEVEKLISEIYQAENWELKSPSFTTRFILHTLNNSYFWFKRSSDSTDEITDEIRDKILYGLLGNEKQ, from the coding sequence ATGGGTTTGAAAATATATGAATTTGAGTATCAGGAGGGCATAATTTATTTCAGAATAACTACTTTTGCATTTTTACAGATGGAACTTAAAGAAAAACAAAGGAAAATATTAGACGTCGCCGTAGAACTTTTCAAGGAGAAAGGGTATATGGGCAGCTCGGTAAGAGATCTGGCTACGAAGCTAAATATCAAGGCCGCATCATTATATGCACATATCCGTTCGAAGGAAGAAATCCTGGAATGGGTTTGTTTTGGTATTGCACAGGAGTTTTTCGATGAGCTTCAGGAAGTAAAAAATACGGATATTGCTCCAAGGGAAAAGCTGAATCTGTTGTTAGATAAACATTTATCGGTTGTTCTTAAAAACCGCGATGTTACCCATATTTATTCCATAGAATGGAGACATCTGGAAGAAAGGCTTTCTGAATTTGTAGAATTAAGAAAAAGTTATCAACAGGAAGTGGAAAAGTTAATTTCCGAAATCTACCAGGCAGAAAACTGGGAATTGAAATCGCCGTCATTTACCACCAGATTCATTCTTCATACCCTAAACAATTCCTATTTCTGGTTCAAAAGAAGTAGTGATTCTACCGATGAAATTACCGATGAAATAAGGGATAAGATCCTTTATGGGCTGTTGGGCAATGAAAAGCAATAA